From the genome of Lutra lutra chromosome 8, mLutLut1.2, whole genome shotgun sequence:
GAAGCTACCTGATCTCCGGTAAAGTTAATTTTGCCCCCAACAGTCCTCTGTCACCGTcctatttatagatgagaaaactttGTCTAAGAGCTCTCCAAAGGCCTCATTTCATGGCACTCCTGAAGAAAGGGCTCCCGTCCAGTTGCCAGAAAAGGGAGCTACTCAGACTCAGGAAATTATGCGCAGAGAAGTGACAGACTGAAGAGAAActttaaaattccaaattaatGACCAATGgatgtaaaacattaaaattaataggGAACCGCAGCGATATCAtcaatacaagaaacaaaatttaaaggaagaaattaaaaatttaaaaatacccagCGCTGAGGTTCTAGTGGGCTGGTGTCTAACTGTGAATGATCGCCGTGGCCGTGGCCATGGCTATGGCTCAGCATGACCCTTTTTGGTTAACCCACAATCAGAACCCATAAAATAGTCGCACTTTCTGACTTAGCAGTTTAACATCTGGGGATTTCCCCTCAACTATGACTCCATTAATAGAAATGTCTACTGCTACATCAGAAATAGTAAAGTAACCAAAGGCCTCAGTGTCCAACAGCGGAGTACCTAGCGAAGATACATTACgtacatattaaaacaaaataccgTAAGTTACTACATAAGTTAAAATTACAAAAGTAAGTGAAAAACGCAGTGCTGCCTCGTCTGTCTAGTTAATGGCAGAGACTCTCTGGATGTGGATCCTGGACTCCGTTTCGTCCAGGAGAAAGCCcacctgagagggttgctttgaggattaaatgtgagAATTCATGCACAGCGCACTTGGAAAGCCCTCAACCCGTGTCAGTTGTTAGTGCACTATTACTAAATCTAGTAAAACAAGCACACGGACAGAATCTAAAAAAGAGGCTAATTTACTGGGTTATCAGGATTGTGGCCTTCTTTTACCTACAGTTCTAGTAGTTTTACAGTCTGAATAACATTGTTAACATTTACTCTTATGTGAATACTATGGAATTCCctcataaaaagtattttattggggcatctgggtggctcagtgggttaaagcctccgccttcagctcagagcatgatcccagggtcctgggatcaggcccagcatcgggctctctgctcagcggggagcctgcttctcccctctctctttctgcctgcctctctgcctacttgtgatctgtcaaataaataaataaaatcttaaaaaaaaaaaaaaagtattttatctttCCAGGCCTTGGGAGTTAAGTCTGAGCCTCAAGCCCACGGATGTACCCAGCGCCCCCTCTAAACCCTGTGGCCGGTCTGTTAAGTCTGCTCTTCTGTCCTTTCCTGGTTTCCTGTTGCTTCCTATGAGTGGAACTGTCCCAGACCCTCCAAAAATAAGTATCCGTGCATAATGACTATCTGAACCTCTGAACCCATGTGACCTCAAAGTGAAGTGCACCTTGTCTAGTCTCAGTTCAACACACAGAGGCCTGGGCTACATCCTAGGACTCTCAGAAAATGGGGAGCTACCGTGCACAACAGAGCTTTTTCCAGGCCCCCAAAAGTAATGTTTCTTATCAGCTCTTTCTCACCATAACTAAACGCTATTTGGCATTCCACTATGTTGTCAATAATGTCAATGTCttgaaaaattattagaaaaccaaaaataggggcggctgggtggctcagagggttaagcctctgtcttcagctcaggtcatggtctcatggttctgggatcgagccccgcatcaggctctctgctcagcggggaacctgcttccccctctctccctgcctgcctctctgcctacttgtgatctctctctctgtgtcagataaataaataaaatcttaaaaaaaaaaaaaatagcaaatgacTTCTTCTGTGACCCCTCCCATTCCCAACCATATTACAGGCAATAATTCAAATGGTAGCTTAATGTCTCCGATAGCTTTTCAGAGTTCTctatatggaattaaaaaaaaaaaaaaaaaaaagacagatctcatgattttctatttcttcccactTTCTTGCAACGCGGATTAAACTTCCTGGTTTTACGTTTATgcaaaaagctaaataaaaaccAGCCAGCGCTTATGAGAAGCACTGTACTAGAGACCCAGAGTGCTGACGACCTGAACATGCAGATTCGGCTGGGCATTCCACACCCAGTAGTCTCTTCTGCCCGCTACACACTAGCTACAAAACTAAagtctcccttctcttcctcgaTCCCCCCGCTTTGCTATTACTGGGGTCTTACCCAGGCCACTCCACCGGCCAACCTGCCTGCTAAAGGGGAAGCCTCGGGTTTATTCCTCacctccctttgcctgccacatCTAATCCGTTTCTGGATTCTATCGACTTTAAATTCCAAAACGATCCTACTATCTGTATGCTCCTTCCAATAaatccctcctctgctccttctttAGCCCTTGTCCTCTCTAGGGAGATCAACGCCACAGCCTCTCACCACCGGGTCTGCTTCGTTCCTCTCGCCGTGTCTCTCCGGAGTTGCCTGTATAAGCCACAAACCTGATTGTGTGATATTACACACTCAGCACTGCTGGTGGTTTCCCACTGCCCATAAATCAAAGGCTCAATCCTCAGACTACAACAGAGCCCTCTCCAGTCCTCCTCTACGTATTAGCTATTTTGGGGGGAGTGGGGCGGGAGGTGGAGTGTGGTTGTTCTGAACCATTCTAtgaattcttaattattttgGATCTCCCTTATAGTGCTGACccatcaaaaatgtttatttaaaaaataactgcatTACTACATACACTCTTTACTTTGGCCTTAGGTACTCATTATCAAAAAATGACCAACTCACAAGAACATTAATGCTTTTACTTAATGTGCTAGGTAGAgtttattctcttctcctgcctcctctcctctgaaCGCCCTAACTCCTGAGAATGTCTGTGCGGGCTGCCGCCAGCTCATAAGACACTAATTAACACTGCACCCTAAATACCACACACCCCGCTCCCCACGAACCTGAGTTTCCCAcaagagtaaaaatgaaaagacaatggtGGTCTCCTGTGCGGGATAACTTCCCTTGCCGGGAAGAAGAGCTAGTTGTGCGGGTCTGGAAGGATCCGTGAGCCACGCCCGCTCAGCGAACCGGAACACACACCCGAACTAGGACACGCAAGGACACGACCCGAGGGCAGATGCTGGCCCACAGCACTTGCCCAACATTCCTCTACGAAGCTTCTGAAGAGTCCCTCATGTCACTAACGGCCTTCTTTACAGTGGGCACTAGCAGTTTCCATACTTTATAGATTAAGAAGGTGAAGCACACAGGGTCAGCGCCTTGAGCAAGTGACCAGCTAGGAAATGCTCATTTCACATGGAGCAGGGGGACTGCGGGACTCTCACCGATCCCCGCCTCCCCAGCTGGTGAGCGGAAGGGCCAAGCCAGAAAGCTGAGGCGGATCTCGGAGGGCACAATTAAGCTGAATGGATTTTCCCGTTGGACTTCTTCTCAAAaaagggaaggtgggaagaagCTGGCCTGCAGCTAGTGGCCTTCAGGGTCCTATAAAATTGGCCTTGGATTGGGGCAAGAGGTAAGGCCAGGGGCAGCGAGGGGGAAGCTCCATTTTTCTTAAGAGTCTGGAATAAAGGAAGCTGCGCATCCTGGAAAATTCAAGCTCTCATGCAGGAACTGTGTGGCAAGGTGTCACCCTCTGCATGAATCACATAAACCCTCCTGACAAGGTCCAGGAGCCCTGATGCCAAGTGCTGCTCCACACACGCCAGCCGTGGGACGGGGGGGCCGAGGCCTCCCAAACCGTGAAGGGAGCTAAGGGCCCTCAGAGCATTCTAACTTCAGATTTGCATCGGTTTCCTAGCAAGGACTCGGCTAGCTGCTGAACTGAAATGAACACCTACTTCTGCATGCTATCTGATCGTGTTAGCTCTTTCAACACATTAGCAGTAACTAGTGTAACATCTCAGAGATGAATTATTTGGTCtagtatatactatatagtaACCTATCGACATTCTTCTTTATGGCCCTTTACCTGTAGCATTTTCAAACAGTCCACccattttcagtttcatttatttatttatttatttatttgagagagagcatgggggagggggaaggaagaggtggagagggagggagagagaatcttaagcaggctccatccagCCCAGCATAAGATCATGAGacctcagaccctgagatcatgacctgagccaaaaccgactcggacacttaaccgactccACCACCCAGGCGATCCtgtaagttttactttaaaatcagGTGTAAAGCTTCTCTCATCATCCTTCCACCactaaaagaaataaggaaatagacTATAGGAAAACTCTTTCAATTTGTCACAATTTATTCTGTAACATTATAGAAGCAAGAAAATTCCAAAACTGCAAATTTCATGATATTCCTTAGAATGCAGAAAAACCAAATCCTGAGAGAAAATGACCCTTTTCTCTGGAGGTTTAGTCTCAAGGTCATCGTGTAGTGATGTAAGAGCACACACGGGTAGTGTTAAGAAAAACAGGTAATAAGGTATCATACAATGTTGTGCTACTTGCCGAAAGTCACAGGAATGGAGGGATGAATGAGCCCCGGTACCTCAACGCGCTAACAGAGTCAGGCTGGGACAGCAGTGTGAGTTGCGACAGCACAGATAAAGGGGCAGCCTCCAGAGGGGGctagagaggaaaggaaacatgTAAGGAAGCCAGGGGAGGGCGACAGTGAGGAAGGATGAGGAGAGGGTACAGGGGAGGGTCAGTCACTGTGGGGCACGTGTGGCTGGTGAGTCAAAAGCAGAGACCAGGAGTTTCCGTGGGAAGGCTTCAGCAGGACCTCAGCGGGGGCGGCCCACTACTAACTTAGGGAGCACATATGGAAATTCAGGGAGCATAAAGGATAATGCCTTTATTTCGCACATCACCAGAGAGGCTAACTGATCTGTTTTTGATGTTTTAACATGCGGTTACATTTTCATAATGTCATCaatctattaatattttacaCTTGTCAAAtcagtttttttggggggggaggtcAAAGTATACAGTAAATTAGAAATGGAGAATGATCTATTTAAacttgtattaaaaataaacttcaggggcccctggctggctcagtcagaaacaGCATGCAacccctgatctcagggttgtgagtttgagccccacattgggtgtaggaattaaataaataaaacttgaaaaaaaaataacctttaaatataatctttaacaTACTGATCCAAAGGAAAttaaccagggcacctgggtggctcagtgggttaaagcctctgccttcggctcaggtcatgatctcagggtcctgggatggagacccacattgggctctctgctcagcggggggcctggtttcccccctctctctctctgcctgcctctctgcctacttgtgatctctgtctgtcaaataaataaataaaatcttaaaaaaaaaaaaaaaagaaattaacccaGATCCAGTTAACATACACAAATTCCCATGGAGGTTGTTAAGAATCTGTTCAGAAGGGGAGCTGTCAGCCCaggtggtgggggaaggaagggaagggataaACACAGGTCAGTTCTCCTGGCAACACAACCCTGAACCTTGAAGGCCTTCACATTCCTAAATGTACCAAACATGACTTCTACATACCAAGTCCTATGTACGTCTGCTTAAGAGGCAAGTGCCTCTATCATGCCATCCACACCAGATCAGAGGTCACCGTGGGCTCACATATATAATCAGACCAAGATCAACGAGCAGAAGTCAAAGTcagacaaaaccaaagacaactgtgcagaaatgaatgaattaagtCCCACACTCAGAAAAGGAAGGACAGCAAAGGCCATCTGCTTGAACAGGAATGTTCTAGTTTTCCACAATTTTCACAGTATGACACCTATAGGGAGGGAGCTACTGTCTCTCGAGGACTtcatattattttgttataatatcATGCTTGTCAAAACACCTGATAAATACATGGGCCAAAATGGATCTCTAATGAAATATATGTGGCCTTATCTCAACATGATAGGATTGGGCAGGCCTGTTAAGCGGACTGAAATTGAAAGCATCTGCTAAAACCTAAGATAAAACTAGACTCAGAGTGGCCTTGACAAATTGAAACAGCATCTATCAAATTAAATAAGAGAAGGCAAGTTagtgtaattttaatttgttctcaaGTACATCAGGAAAAGGAGAATATAAACCTAgggcaaataaaacagaaaaagatcttGTAGTCATAGTGGAACATCAGTCAGCTCAAAAAGGcaaagcagcattttttttaaatcattttttaaatcaatgcatCCCTGGGCTATATACCACCTGAGCGTGTGTCACTAAAGCCAAGTCATCCTTTATTGTGAGGGTAACGGGATggtactgtctctctcttctcccttcccatctCACTGGGTGGCTTGTGGGAGTAAAACAGATGTGCGAGTGTACTGAGAAATTAAATTCAATATACAAAGCTAGCATTCTATTCTAAAACGGGGATGTTACATAAACAGAACAGAATCGAGGGAAGAAAaagtttagtatttttaaagggCCTGGCATCATGTGAGTACAATATAAGGAAATAATCGTAAAGCTACAGTACAGAGATTTATCTAAGATTTGTCATGGAacaaatacaatgttatatgtcaattacatctcaactgaaaagaaaaaaagactggtcAACTGTTTGGGTTCTAAAACATGTTATTAAAAGAGGTGGCGGTGTGTGAGCCCTGGGGGAGCTACCAGAGAACCCAAAAATCTAGTTCAGAGCCTCTACTATATAGGAGCAGCCTAAAGCACAAAaacacctgcttttttttttttttttttttggacagagagagagaccacaagtaggcagagagggaggagaagcaggctccctgccaagcagagagcccgatgcgggactcgatcccaggaccctgagatcatgagctgagcccaaggcagaggcttaaccccactgagccacccaggcacccaaaaattACCTGCTTTTGTATCTTTAACCTTTAAATGAAGTGTCCCAACTTTTTATCCCTTAAAACATGTAATTTGAAGACTTTTGAAGTGGCAGAGGctggaattaatattttaaaaaacaaaaaacaccttcaaTATTCTCTACCTAAATTGCTTCATGTCATCTTAACCACCCAGCTGacaatgcggggggggggggggtggtgggcaaGAGAGAATGATTTATTCATATTCAGTATATCTGGTCTAATTATAACACGCCAGATTTTACTTTGGGATCAAAGCTGACAAGTAGTAAGCTGAACTGCCACTTTCTGAGGACACAGATTCCTGATGAGTAATTTTAAAAGGCAGGCCTGAGGGTCACCAACCTTTCTGGGACAGAGGGGCCACCTGTGGTTAGGATGGTCACAGCGTtctcaggtgcccctactttctATCAACTAGACCTAGACTGAGACACAGGATTTAAGGATCTGGTGGGCAGGAGGAGTCAGCCTGCTGATCACCAGTTACCAATTATTGCTACAGAATGTTGAAGCGTTTACACACAGAAGTTACTCTGAGAGATATTAATAATATTCTCtgttgaaataaagaaaacactggCAGATGGGCAGGGACACACacctaaaataacaaataaacaaaacaaaacaaaccactaaATATGGCAGTCAGGCCACCAACTAGGGCGAGACGATGACTGATGGATTAGGGAGTACCCAGAACTGACTATTTAAAGAATTCTGTACTTTAGGGTCTTAAATGTCATGTCCCTTTAAGACTTTTGCATTATGAAATGTCACCATGTCTAAGAAGCCAATCTACTTCAAACCTGGGGATTGGGAGTGACTATGCggatggagagggaaggagggagagaaaaaaactcACGTGTTGGGGGAGGGTCTtggagagaaagcaagctccTCATGTGACTGAATTAGAATGTtctaatataaaaagtatataaacctcatatgaaataacattttttactaTAGTTTATAGCTTTGACTTCCCTTTTATCAGACATTGTGGTAAATTCTGGCAACAATGCAATGATAAAATAGAGTGCTTCTGGTGAAGTGTAGGGGGCGAGCAAAAGAATAGTATAAAGTACCCCAAAATACTATGGATCCTGGCTGATACGACCCTTCTTCACTATGACTGAAAATCATCAGTGTATTTGTCAAGTATGGTAAATTTTAAGTATGAATTAACACAAAAATCTCATGTCACTAAGCATCATAGACTGAACGTCCATTTCCACATCTTTTCCCTTCCCACAAAGATAAAGGGATGAACTTATACAGCAACTTCATGAGAACACCAGGAACGAGAAAGGGAACACACACGAGAGATGTCCCCATTTCCGGACGCTGGAAATCAGACAAGGAGGGCACGACCCAGCAGTctgaaaggcagggagaggaatgAGCAAGCACAGCGGAGGGGCCACTAGAACACCAGCCACTGAGGGGCACAGAGCCGGGGAAGCAGGCGTCTCAGAAAGTGGGGCCAGAAACCAGGTCGTTGGCTCAAAATTTTAAGAGGAGTTAGGTCCCTAACCCAGCCCAATTCAAGCAGGTCCCCGCGACAGAGATGTTCAGAGGAGAAAGATGTTTTGAGAGTATTAGAAacgaagataaataaataaaaagtttgatgGTACAGCTGGAGAGAGCGTggagaaatgagaacaaaaaggcagagaaagagagagagagagagagagaaaccaggagAGAAAAGGTAAAGCCAGAGGATCAATCCAGGAGGTACCTAAATCGCAGGATTCCAGAAAGAACCAAGAAAACAGATGGAAGGAAATTATCCAAGAAACAACACAGGACAAACTTCCCCAAGAGGGACACAGGAGTTTACAGATGGCAAGATCTCCCAGTGGGGGCAGcacagagaatgaaaagaccCACCCCAAGGGAAACCGAGAAGATCCTCAAACGCTCCAGAGGAGAAAGGCAGTCCACATGCTCACACCAAGGACTGAAAACCACCAACGGCCCCCGTCCCCACGACTGCAGCACCAGAAGCTCAAGGCCAAGTCGGGAGCCAGGACTCtaagacagggagagaaaatgaTTTCAAATCTAGAATTCCATACCCAACTCTCAAGCAAACATGAGGATGGGACAGAGACATATTCTTACCCAAGACAAGTCTCCCAAGTATTTTTCCTCCCACGCAACCATCTCGGGAAACTCCCCAGGGACAATGCGCAGCATTAAACGAGGGCGCAGACTAAGAAAGGCAAAGACGGGCAAAGACTAAGAAAGGCATTCgctggaagaaagaagggagtgaCAATGACGATGAACACCCCAGGATAACGGTTACGAAACCGACCTAAAGAATGAACATCCTGTTGTCAAGTTTGGATTAGAGCGTTGTGGTCCAGGAGAAGCCTAAGGTGAATGAGTAAttccagagaagggaagagtttgagaggaaaggaaagagaatcacAGCGTACTCTGTTAAGTATTACAGAGGCAGATGttgaaaaatgggagaaaaggaccaataaataaaacaaccagCAGCAAAAGCTTATGGAGCAGAAACAGAAGGCAGCAGAgcactgggcggggggggggggggggggggggggggggggggggggggggggggaggcgctCACTTTGCCGCGCGCGCGGTGCTGCCCAGGCAGGACTCTGCCACCTAGGGTCCGCACTACCCAAcccataaaaacaaaagttaaacaAATGTTCCAAATCACTTCATTTTCCGCCCCTCCTGTGGGCTTAGGGGCTCCAACCTGGGGGAACGACCCGCCGGATCGGCGGGGCCGGGGCGAGtgcaggagggaaagaggggagcagaaggcaggaagaggcagggcgagccccccgccccccggattcaggggtgggaggggaggacacACTCACCATCTCTCTGGCTATTTCCAGCGCCTCCTGCAGGCCGTAGAGCCGGCCGCAGACCAGGTAGATTCCATTGGCCCAGAGAATACAACCCTCGTGGACCCAAATTCATTGCTGTCAAGAGGTAGTTCAGGAATTTGTAACTCCAGCTCGGGGCCCCCTTCCGAAGTGGTGGGCACGGAGGGCTTCGAGTCCAAAGCAGTCTTGTCGCTGCTGCCCTCGGCGGTGGCCTTCTTACAGGGGAGCCCCCGGGCCAGGGAGCGAgggccaccgccgccgccgccgcagtcTTCCGAGCGGTGTCGCCGCTTGAACCTGGGGTGCGCGGCCAGgctcctctgctccttctgctgctgctcctcctcctcctcagtgtCCGTCTTGGAGCCGTTTGAAGCGCTTTTGTGCCGCACTTTGACTCTGCTCTGCGTCTCCGCGGCCCGCTTCGGGGGCGGGTTCTTCGGGAGCGTGGCGGCATAATCTTGCGGGTAAAAGGGTCCAAAGAGGTCGCCCATGTTGCGGTAACTGGCCCACTTTCCACACAGACAGCACACCAGGTGCCCCACGACAGAAGACTCGGTCACCACGGGGCCCTGCAGCATGAAGGACGAGGCCGGCAGTGCCTTGCTCTCCGTGCTGCTGGGCGGCGGCGTCCGCGACCTCTGGCCCCTCCGGCCCCTCACCAGTTTGGTTTGCTCCTCCTCCTCGGCATTGATGATTGTACACACGGCCCCAAGGTCACGCTTACTCACTACATGGATGTAAGGGAAAAAAGACTTGTTCCTGGCATCGGTTTTATCCAGTGGCTGGGTGGCATACTTTAGTttgatctcgggttcctggggCTCCACGATGGGAACCGCTTGTTTGGTTTTCCGCTTCCTTGGCTGCGCCccaggcttcctcctctcccGCCTTTGCCTCTGCTTTTTTGGCTTTGGCTCTCCATCTGCAGAAGCTTCTGGTATCTGAGGGGGCTGCGGGGGCGGAGGTGGTGGCTgctgtttcttttgcttgttCACACTACCGATGGGtctccccttcttctttcctgatgGGAAGTACCCCTTCGGGGGGAAACCCTCTTGTTTGGGGGAAATCGTCACTGTATCGTTCTCTTTCTCCTCAGCCTTGGGGTTTGCCTCAGGGGCCGACACGCCCACTGGAGGTACATTCTTTGAGTCCGAGAAGATCAAGGGTGCAGTCCCACCAAGGGAACCATCTGGTCTCCCCTGGTTACCCCCAGGCTTCTGTGAGGTCACGGATGTCATGGCGCCAGGGGGGTCCTTTCCAGCAGTGACCGTCTCTGGGTGTGTCTCAGTCTTCACTTTGTCGTCCCCACCGCCACGCCACTCCTCTGAAGCCCTTGGCAGGGGCTTTTCGAGGTTCAGGTCCTGGCTCGTTGGACAGACCAGGTCAGACACCAGCTcaccttttctcttctccatctcggCATCCTGAACAGCAACGCTGCCACCTTCGGGAGGGCCACTCTTCAAAGACAGAATGTCATCGAGAGTGACCGTGTCTCCCCCGGCCTCCGTGCTGTTCGAGGACGCGCTCCTCCTGATGTTTGGGGACGTGATCTTCTGAACTATAGCTTCCAATTTCAAGCCCCGGCCTTTCCGAGGGGGCAGTATTTTGGTCTTAGCAGGACTTGTGAGGGTAACCGCAGGGCAATTTCTGCTATCTGGACTTGGAAGGTCCTTGGAAGATTCTCTCTTCGGGATGGATCTGACATCCTGGCTGTGAGAGAGATGCACATAGGAATTGAACGCTCGGTCGGCGCCTTCTTTCGGTGGGTGAAGGAGGCGCCCTTTATCTTCCGTGTTACTGTTTTTCACATCCTGTGACTGCCTCTTGCTGGGAATGGGAGAGATAAAGGAGCGCACCCGCCTCCGCATGATTAAGGGGTTTTGAGAAGAATGATCCTCTTGGCCCGGGAGCCTGAGCATAACATTACTGGGTTTGGACGACTGCGGCGTGTCGGCGAGCCCGTGTCCGTCGGCCTCGTGGGGTGGCCCGTACCTCTTCTGATTGGACATTCCTGGAGGACCGCTGCTTTTGGCTGGAGAAGTCTGCCGGGAAAGATCCCAACAAGATTCTTGTTGTAGCTTCTGGGAGCCATGCTTCAACTCGATGCCTTTGTTAGACAGACCATCGGCAGACATGAGGCAGCGCCCCCCTTCCTGACCGCTGGGGTCATGGTAAGTCCCCATCGGTGGGCCATACATCATACCATCTTTGTCGTTTTTCAGAGGGCTCCGCACTCTGTCAAGAAACTGCTGCTGCCTCGGGCTCTTCCGTGGTCCCTCCTGCCTGTGCTGCGCGGCAGCGATCACTCCCTGAGCAGAGCTGCTGCTCCAGTCTTTGTACTCGTCTTGCTGCTGTTGGTACATCTGTCTCTTATAATGGAGCTGAGAATTCAAACCTGCGTTGGGGTCCCCATAAGCATGAGCCCGAGTGTTGGCGTGGTAAGCAGAGGCCAGGCTTTCTGAGTTGGGAGAGAAGGGAGCGTGTAAAGAACTCCGGTTGGCCCGCTCCGAAAAGGTCATGTGTGGGTTCATGTGATGAGGGTCTCCCCCtgggcctctgctcctcccaggaGACATCTTCAGCTTTTCTGAGAAGTCATGATACTGCGAAGGGGACCGACCCCTCATGCCCTCCCGGCCACCGACTCTGCCAGGAACCCGCCGCATCGGCGTGGGTCTGCTGTCTTGGGGGCCGTAGTCTGAGATGGAATCGTGAGCTGCTCCAGGACTGGCGTTGCCTCGGTAAGACTCGTGCTTGATGCTGGCAGGGTGGCAGTGGTCTCCGGATTTCTTGTTGTTGAAGCTAGCTTGAGATTTGGACTGTTCAAAGTCTTCCTCTTTTATCTGCCCGCTCTGGGATTTCAGCTTCGCTTCCATGGATACCAACCCACCGGGAAGAATGACCGAC
Proteins encoded in this window:
- the TCF20 gene encoding LOW QUALITY PROTEIN: transcription factor 20 (The sequence of the model RefSeq protein was modified relative to this genomic sequence to represent the inferred CDS: inserted 1 base in 1 codon) codes for the protein MQSFREQSSYHGDQQSYPQEVHSSSRIEEFSPRQAQMFQNFGGAGSGGGGSSSGGGGRRGSAAAAAMASETSGHQGYQGFRKEAGDFYYMAGNKDPVTAGTPQPPQRRPSGPVQSYGPPQGSSFGNQYGSEGHVGQFQAQHSALGGVSHYQQDYTGPFSPGSAQYQQQASSQQQQQQQVQQLRQQLYQSHQPLPQATGQPASASSHLQPMQRPSALPSSASGYQLRVGQFGQHYQSSAASSSSSFPSPQRFSQSGQSYDGSYSVNAGSQYEGHGVGSNAQAYGTQSNYSYQPQSVKGFEPAKIPQGTQQGQAPAQPPQPPPQHVMQYTNTAAKLPLQAQVGQYSQPEVPVRSPMQFHQNFSPISNPSPAASVVQSPSCSSTPSPLMQSGENLQCGQGSMPMGSRNRILQLMPQLSPTPSMMPSPNSHAAGFKGFGLEGVPEKRLTDPGLSSLSALSTQVANLPNTVQHMLLSDALTPQKKTSKRPSSSSKKADSCTNSEGSSQPEEQLKSPMAESLDGGCSSSSEDQGERVRQLSGQSTSSDTTYKGGASEKAGSSPAQGAQSEAPRLSASPAAREEAASPGAKDTPLSSEGNPKVNEKTVGVIVSREAMTGRVEKPGAQDKGSQEEDPTATQRPPSAGGPKETSHPSVPQPEPPGGGSKGNKNVDNNSNHNGEGNGQGGHSAVGPGFTGRSEAGKSPGSLRYSYKDGFGSAAPRNVSSFPQYPTGQDKVDFAGHGERKGRNEKFPSLLQEVLQGYHHHPDRRYSRSTQEHQGMAGGLEAATRPNVLVSQTNELASRGLLNKSIGSLLENPHWGPWERKSSGTAPEMKQINLADYPIPRKFEIEPQSSAHEPGGSLSERRSVICDISPLRQIVRDPGAHSLGHMGTDTRLGRSDRLNPSLSQSVILPGGLVSMEAKLKSQSGQIKEEDFEQSKSQASFNNKKSGDHCHPASIKHESYRGNASPGAAHDSISDYGPQDSRPTPMRRVPGRVGGREGMRGRSPSQYHDFSEKLKMSPGRSRGPGGDPHHMNPHMTFSERANRSSLHAPFSPNSESLASAYHANTRAHAYGDPNAGLNSQLHYKRQMYQQQQDEYKDWSSSSAQGVIAAAQHRQEGPRKSPRQQQFLDRVRSPLKNDKDGMMYGPPMGTYHDPSGQEGGRCLMSADGLSNKGIELKHGSQKLQQESCWDLSRQTSPAKSSGPPGMSNQKRYGPPHEADGHGLADTPQSSKPSNVMLRLPGQEDHSSQNPLIMRRRVRSFISPIPSKRQSQDVKNSNTEDKGRLLHPPKEGADRAFNSYVHLSHSQDVRSIPKRESSKDLPSPDSRNCPAVTLTSPAKTKILPPRKGRGLKLEAIVQKITSPNIRRSASSNSTEAGGDTVTLDDILSLKSGPPEGGSVAVQDAEMEKRKGELVSDLVCPTSQDLNLEKPLPRASEEWRGGGDDKVKTETHPETVTAGKDPPGAMTSVTSQKPGGNQGRPDGSLGGTAPLIFSDSKNVPPVGVSAPEANPKAEEKENDTVTISPKQEGFPPKGYFPSGKKKGRPIGSVNKQKKQQPPPPPPQPPQIPEASADGEPKPKKQRQRRERRKPGAQPRKRKTKQAVPIVEPQEPEIKLKYATQPLDKTDARNKSFFPYIHVVSKRDLGAVCTIINAEEEEQTKLVRGRRGQRSRTPPPSSTESKALPASSFMLQGPVVTESSVVGHLVCCLCGKWASYRNMGDLFGPFYPQDYAATLPKNPPPKRAAETQSRVKVRHKSASNGSKTDTEEEEEQQQKEQRSLAAHPRFKRRHRSEDCGGGGGGPRSLARGLPCKKATAEGSSDKTALDSKPSVPTTSEGGPELELQIPELPLDSNEXWVHEGCILWANGIYLVCGRLYGLQEALEIAREMKCSHCQEAGATLGCYNKGCSFRYHYPCAIDADCLLHEENFSVRCPKHKPPLPFPLPPLQNKTAKGSLSTEQSERG